AGCGTCAGGTCCAGCGGCTTGCCGGACGCGGTCTCGATGCGCGCCAGCATTTCCACGAGCCGTTCGATGTTCTTGCGCAGCAGCGGCTCGCCGCCGGTCAGCCGGATCTTTTCCACGCCCTGCGCCACGAACAGCCGGGCCACCCGCTCGATTTCCTCGAAGCTGAGCAGTTCGGAGTGCGGCAGGAACGTGTAGTCCTTGTCGAACACTTCCTTCGGCATGCAATAGACGCAGCGGAAGTTGCAGCGGTCGGTGACGGAGATGCGCAGGTCGTGCAGCGGCCGGCCCCGCGTGTCGGCAACGAGCCCGGTCGGCGCCATCAGGCGCGACGGAATGCTCGGCACCATCGAACGGTATCGATGGTCGCGCAGGTCGAAGATCGGGATGACAGTGTCGGTCATGGCAGAGTGGGGCCGCGGCCGTCCGGCGCTTGGGCGCCCCGGGGACCGTTCTGCCTGCCATTCTAGCCGAGGGCGGCGCGTCGCCGCGCGCAACACTGTCATGACAGATGTACACATGGTCGCGGGGCGCGGCAGTACAGTTGGGCGGGCTGTGCCAAGTCAGGCCGGCGGCACAAACGAAAAAAGGGACGGCGCCTGCCGTCCCTTCTGGTGACCCGCCCGGAGGTGGGTTATTGCTGCTGCTGTTGCTGCGCCATCTCGCGCTGGTTGCCACCGGTTTCCACCAGGACCATCGGACCCTGGGGCAGCGGGGGCAGCGGCTTGCGCTCGCGCGGCACGCGCGGGGCCGGCGCGATGCGGGCGGCGGCTTCCTGCGCGGCGGCGTGCTTGGCGCTGTCCGTGCGGACCCACTCCAGGCCAGCCGTTGCCAGCATCGACTCCAGCGCCGGAGCGCTGGTGCCGGCCGGTGCCGGCGCGGCCGGGGCGATCGCGGCCGGAGCCGGCGTTTCCACGGCGGGCACCGGGGCGGGCGCCACTTCGGCCGTCGCGATCACGGGCTCGGGCAGGGCCGGAGCCGTGGCGACGGGCGCCGGTTCGGCGTGAACCTCGTCGGCACCGTGCGTCGGCGCCGGCGTCACCACCGGAGCCGGTTGCGGCTGGGCCACGGCGGCGAACACGGGTTCGGCGGCCGGTGCCGGTGCCGGAGCGGCGGCCTCGGACTGCGCCGGGGCGGCCTGGACGACCGGCTCGGTGGCGACCAGCGCGCTGGCTGCGGCCACTTGCGGGGCCGGCGTCTCGGCCACGGCCGGTTGCACGGCCGGGGCGGCAGGTTCGGCAACCGGTGCGGCCTGCGCCACCGGGGCGGCTGCCGATGCCGATTCGTCTTCCGACTCGGTCACGCCGGCGCTGACTTCGGCCAGGTTGCCTTCGTTGCCTTCCACGCCTGCGCCTTCCTCGCGCTCGCGGCGATAGCGGTTGCGGCCACGACGGTTGCGGCGGCGGCGCTCTTCGCCTTCAGCCGTTTCCGCGCCGGCTTCGGCGCCCGGGGCGCCTGCCGGCAGGTCCAGCGCGGCCATCACGGCCGGTGCGGCCTCGGCGGCTTCCAGTGCCGACTGCGGTGCGACGCCTTCGACGTTCAGCGCTTCCTCGGACTCGCGGGACTCGCTGCGCTCGCGCTGGCGGTCACGTTGACGCTCGCGGCGTTCCTGGTTGCGCTCGCGGCGCGCCTCGGTACGCTCGCCCGCGACGACTGCCGGGGCAGCCGCCTGCTGGCCTTCGCGCGGGGCGCGGGGCTGGCGGTCGCCACGCGGCTCGCGCGGTTCACGGGCTTCGCGCGGCTCGCGGGGTTCGCGGGTTTCACGGGCCTCGCCGCGCTGGGCGTCGGCACGATCGGTGCGTTCCGTACGCTCGCCGCGTTCACCACGCTCGCCGCGCTGGCCACGGCCCTGGCGCTCGCCGCGGGATTCACCACCACGCTCGCCACGGCCCTGGCGGCCTTCGCCACGCTCGCCGCGCTCACCACGTTCGGCGCGCTGGCCACGTTCGCCACGACCCGGACGGCCTTCGCCGCGTGCCTGGCCCTCGGCCGCCGGCTTGGCGGCTTCGGCCACCGGCGCGGGGGCCGGTTTGGCGCCGAACAGGCCCTTCAGCCAGGCGACGAAACCGCCACTTGCCACCGGCTGGGTGGCGGGCGTCGGACGGGCAGCCGGGGCCTCCGGCTTCGGCGCGCGCTCGGGGCGCGGCACCGACACGGGCGCCGGCGCGTCGGGCGTGATGCCCTTGACGGCGGCTTCCTGGCGCGGACGCGCATCTTCCTTCTTGCGGCTGCTGTAGCTGGTGTCGGCTTCCAGTTCCTTCGCGGCGGCCTCGGCCATGCGGTAGCTGGCGGTCGAGTCCTCCAGGCGCGGATCGTCGTGGCGCAGGCGCTCCAGCTTGTAGTGCGGCGTCTCCAGATGCTTGTTCGGGATCAGCAGCACGTTCACCTTGAAGCGCAGCTCGATCAGGTTGATGTCCTGGCGCTTCTCGTTCAGCAGGAAAGCGGCCACTTCCACCGGCACCTGGCAGTGGATGGCGGCCGTGTTTTCCTTCATCGCCTCTTCCTGGATGATGCGCAGCACCTGCAGGGCGGACGATTCGGTATCGCGGATGTGGCCTGTTCCATTGCAGCGCGGGCAGGTGATGTGCGAGCCTTCCGACAGCGAAGGACGCAGGCGCTGGCGCGACAGCTCCATCAGGCCGAAGCGGCTGATCTTGCCCATCTGCACGCGGGCGCGGTCGTGGCGCAGGGCGTCCTTCAGGCGCGTTTCCACGTCCTTCTGGGCCTTGCCGGACTCCATGTCGATGAAGTCGATCACGATCAGGCCGCCCAGGTCGCGCAGGCGAAGCTGGCGGGCGATCTCGTCGGCCGCTTCCAGGTTCGTGCGCAGCGCGGTTTCCTCGATGTCCGCACCCTTGGTGGCGCGGGCCGAGTTCACGTCAACCGACACGAGGGCTTCGGTATGGTCGATCACGATGGCACCGCCGGACGGCAGCATTACCATGCGCGAGTATGCCGATTCGATCTGGTGCTCGATCTGGAAACGCGAGAAGAGCGGCACGTCGTCGCGGTACTTCTTCACGCGGTTCATGTTGTCGGGCATGACCACGCTCATGAAGGCGCGCGCCTGCTCGTAGATCTCGTCCGTGTCGATCAGGATTTCGCCAATGTCCGGCTGGAAATAGTCGCGGATGGCGCGGATGACCAGGCTCGATTCCAGGTAGATCAGCAGCGGGGCCTTGTTGTCGCCGGCGGCGCCGTCGATGGCCTTCCAGAGCTGGAGCAGGTAGTTCAGGTCCCACTGCAGTTCCTCGGCGGCGCGGCCGATGCCGGCCGTGCGCGCGATGATGCTCATGCCTTCCGGCACCTGCAGCTGCGCCATGGTCTCGCGCAGTTCCTGGCGGTCCTCGCCCTCGATGCGGCGCGACACGCCACCACCACGCGGGTTGTTGGGCATCAGCACCAGGTAGCGGCCGGCCAGCGAGATGAACGTGGTCAGGGCGGCGCCCTTGTTGCCGCGTTCTTCCTTCTCGACCTGGACGATCAGTTCCTGGCCTTCGTGCAGCGCGTCCTGGATGCGCGCGTTGCGCACGTCCACGCCGTCCTTGAAGAACGCGCGTGCCACTTCCTTGAACGGCAGGAAGCCGTGGCGCTCTTCGCCGTAGTTGACAAAGCAGGCTTCCAGCGACGGCTCGATGCGGGTGATGACGCCCTTGTAGATGTTGCCCTTGCGCTGCTCGCGCCCGGCAGTTTCGATGTCGATGTCGATCAGTTTCTGACCATCGACGATCGCGACGCGCAACTCCTCCTGTTGCGTCGCGTTGAACAGCATGCGTTTCATCGCAATACCTCACTCCAGTGTCACAGGCACGCTTCTGTCATGAATGGATCATGCCTGCGACGGTCCAGGGAGCACGCGAGGAAAGCTGAGCGAGGGCGGGAGAATTGCCGGAGTTGCCGGGCACGCCAGGGTGGCGCGCGCCGGCTGGGCGCGGGTGAAAGGAGAGGCTGTCGGCGTCCCGGTCATCCGCGATGAAGGCTGCGGCGGGTCCGCTGCTGGGTGGGAGAGGGCAAATGGGCCTTGCTCCTGGTGCAGCGATGTCTGGCGGATGCCGGCGGGTCCGGGGCGATGGCGGCACGTGGGCCGTGCCAGCGGCACGGCGGCGCTACCGATCGCAGCCGGAGCCGGGATGGCCAGGACGCGTCAAAGAGCAAGTCATCCGGACGCAGCAGTTGCATGCCGTTGCCAAGCCGACCTGTCCGCGGGCGGGCGCGCCGCTGCTTCTTCGCGTTCTGCGCTCGGGGCGCCTCGCGCCGGCTCGTCGAACAACGACGGGCGGCGACGGATCGCGGCCGATACTGCAGGTCGGTTGGCAGGGTGTCTCCTGCCGGGCCGGCACCGGTTCCCGGTGCGGGCGGTCTTCTCTCACCGATGCGGATGCCTGTTGCGATGCCGGCATCCGCATTGAATTCTTTTCTACCTGAACACTCAGTTTCCACGTGTCGGCCGGCTGGTTGCCGAAGCCGCCTATGGGCGGCTTCCTGCGCGCCGGCGCGGCGCGTGCGTGCTGCTGTTTGCCACCATTTGCCCATCTGGCGCCTTGCGGGGTACGCAACAGGCGGGAGACAGGCCGGGCTGGCGGCAACCCGAAGTGTAAAATGCGGAATCTCGCGCGGGTACTGGTGGGACTACCCAGAATAATTGCCGGGTGGCCCTGCATGTTCCGTTCCGGTCCGCCGCAATGGGCTGGCTTTCCAGGCCGGGTCCGCGCCAAACATCGCTTACACAGGTCGCACACTCCCGGTCCTTGGCCGGGAATGGCCGGGAAATTATATTGAAAATGAATGAGTTACGCCATCAAATTGAAACGGAGCCGCGCTCCCGCGCGAATGGCCTCCAGGTGGCGTATGTCACGATCGACGAGAGTTCGGAAGGCCAGCGCATCGACAACTTCCTGCTCAAGGTGGCCAAGGGCGTGCCCAAGAGCCACATCTACCGCGTGCTGCGTTCCGGCGAGGTGCGCGTCAACAAGGGCCGGATCGATGCAACTTACCGGCTGAAGCTGGGCGATGTCGTCCGGATTCCGCCGATGCGGGTGGCGGAAAAGGCAGATGGCGAGGCCGCCTACGTGCCGGCCGGCGAGTTTCCGGTGCTGTTCGAGGATACCCACGTGCTCGTCATCGACAAGCCGGCCGGCGTGGCTGTGCATGGCGGATCGGGCGTGGCCTTCGGGGTGATCGAGCAACTGCGGCGCGCCCGTCCGGACGCCAAGTTCCTGGAACTGGTGCACCGGCTGGACCGCGAGACGTCGGGCATCCTGGTCCTGGCGAAGAAGCGCTCGGCGCTGGTCCACCTGCACGAGCAGATCCGCGGCAACGGCATGGACAAGCGCTACTTCGCCTGCGTGGCCGGCGAGTTTCCAAACGCGCGGCAGCACGTGAAGCTGCCGCTATATAAATACAACACGCCGGACGGCGAGCGCCGCGTGCGGGTGCAGGCCGACGGCCTGCCGTCGCATACGGTGTTCAACCGGGTCAAGGCGTTCGAGGAATTCACCCTGCTGGAGGCCGAACTGAAGACCGGCCGCACGCACCAGATCCGCGTCCACCTGCAATCGACGGGCTTCCCGATCGTCGGCGACGACAAGTACGGCGACTTTGCGCTGAACAAGTCACTTTCGCGCAGCGGCGCGCGGCCGGGCATCAAGCGGATGTTCCTCCACGCGCACAAACTGACGTTCACGCATCCCCAGACCGGGGTGCCGGTGACGGTTTCCGCGCCGCTGCCGGGCGAATGTGTCGAATTTTTGCAACAATTGAGTCCGCTCGGGGCCGCTGGCTGAAAGCGGGCGCCACGCGCCGCCACTTCTCACTGAAACACTTCTGCATCGACCAAGGACCGCAATGGCCAGGCAGCGCTTCGACCTGATCGTCTTCGACTGGGATGGGACCCTGATGGATTCCACCCCGACGATCACCAAATGTATACAGATGGCCAGCCGCGACCTCGGCTTGCCCGTGCCCGACGACAGCGCGGCCAGCCACGTGATCGGGCTGGGCCTGAAGGACGCGCTGTCGTATGCCGTGCCGACGCTCGATCCGGCCGACTACCCGCGCCTGGCCGAGCGCTACCGCTTTCACTTCCTGACCCGCGACGCCGAGCTGGTGCTGTTCCCGGGCGTGCGCGAGATGCTGGAGGCGCTGCACGCCGAGCACTACTTTCTGGGCGTCGCCACCGGCAAGACCCGCGTGGGCCTGGAGCGGGCGTTGGCCAGCACCGGCCTTGGCAAGCTGTTCGATGCCACGCGCTGCGCCGACGAGACATTTTCGAAGCCCCACCCGGCCATGCTGCACGAACTGACGCGCGAACTGGGCCAGGACATCGACCGGACGCTGATGATCGGCGACACCACCCACGACCTGCAGATGGCGATCAACGCCGGCGCGCACGGGCTGGGCGTCTGCTACGGCGCCCATCCGGCCGAATCGCTGCGCGCGATGGCGCCGCTGCACTGCGCCACGTCGATCGACGACCTGCAGCAGTGGCTGCTGACGCATGCGTGACGGCAGCCTGGCCCCGCGCCGGGTGTGCGCGGCGGACGAACTGGTCGATGGCGGCGCCGGCGTGCGGTTCACGGTCCGGGTGTCGGCCGGTGCGTCCGGCGCGCCGCCGCGCGAGATTGGCGCGTTCGTGATCCGCTACGACGGCGCCGTCCACGGCTACCTGAACCAGTGCGCCCATGTGCCCATGGAGCTGGACTGGCAGGAGGGCCAGTTTTTCGACAGTGCGGGCCTATACTTGATGTGTGCGACACATGGCGCAACCTATGCGCCGGACACCGGCCTCTGCGTGGGCGGCCCTTGCCGGGGCGCCGCGCTGGCCAAACTCCGCATCGAGGAACGTGACGGCGCTGTCTTCTGGCAGCCCGAAGCGCCATTTTTTGCGCCCGACGCCGGCTGACCGGCGCCCGGGCCCCGTTTGACGCTTGAGTCCATCTGCATGACAGAACAGCAAAAACCGCCATCGCCTTCCGATCAACCGGGCCAGCCCGACCGGGGCACCGAGCCGCCGCCGCGCAACGAGACGCTGGAGACCGCGCCGCGTGCCGACTATCCGCTGGAGGACGAGCTGAAGGCCGGCGACGACGCGGCCCAGCGCGAGGCCGACGAACGCCGCGCGCGCCTGGCTGGCAAGCCGGCCAAGCCGGTGGGCGGGGCGGCCGGCGGCTGGGAACGCGATGTGCTGGAAAAGGTGCTGCTGGCCAGCCTGCGCGAGCAGCGCGCGGCGCGGCGCTGGAAGATCTTCTTCCGGCTGGTGGGGCTGGGCATCCTGGCGCTGATCCTGTTCGCGGTCATCGACTTCAAGGGCGACGGCCTGACCAGCACCAGCGGCCGCCATACCGCCATGGTCACGCTGGAAGGTGAGATCGCCGCCGGCACGCCGGCCAGCGCGGAGTCGATCAACGCATCGCTGCAGGCGGCGTTCGGCGACACGTCGGCGGCCGGGGTGATCCTCAAGATCAACTCGCCGGGCGGCTCGCCGGTGCAGGCCGGCATCATCAACGACGAGATCCACCGGCTGCGCAAGATCTATCCGGACAAGCCGTTCTACGTGGTGGTGGAGGAAATCTGCGCGTCGGGCGGCTATTACGTCGCGGCCGCGGCCGACAAGATCTATGTCGACAAGGCCAGTATCGTCGGCTCGATCGGCGTGCTGATGGACGGGTTTGGCTTCACGGGCCTGATGGACAAGATCGGCGTGCAGCGGCGGCTCTACACGTCGGGCGCCAACAAGGGGATGCTCGACCCGTTCTCGCCCGAGGTGCCGCGCCAGCGCGCGTTTGCCGAATCGATGCTCAAGCAGATCCACCAGCAGTTCATCGACGTGGTCAAGGAAGGCCGCGGTGACCGGCTCAAGAACGATCCGGAGCTGTTCTCGGGCCTGTTCTGGTCGGGCGAGCGTGCGGTGGAGCTGGGGCTGGCCGATGGCCTGGGCAGCGCCGACTATGTGGCGCGCGACGTGTTCAAGGCCGAGGACATCGTCGACTACACGGTCAAGGAAAACGTGGCCGAGCGCGTGGCCAAGCGGTTTGGCGCGGCGGTGGGATCGGCCGCGATGAAGGTCATGCTGAGCGTTGGCGCGCCGGTGGTGCGCTGAGCAGGCCAAGGCTGCCGGGCCGGTCCCGGCGGCCCAGGCTCTTACTCTTACTGGGCCAGCAGCGAGAAGATCGCCGGGCGCTTGTGCAGCGGCAGGCGGTCCGGCCGCCAGTCGGCGATGGGCAGCGTGACGATGGCTTCGGTCGGCAGCGTCAGGTCCACGGCGATCGACAGCAGGGTCGTGCCGGCGCAATGCTGGCGCAGCGCGTCCAGCAAGGCGCCATTCCGGTACGGCGTCTCGATCCACACCTGGGTTTGCTGCGCCTTGCGCGAACGCTGTTCCAGGTCGCGCAGCTTGCGGGCCCGTTCCTCGGCGTCCACCGGCAGGTAGCCGTTGAATGCAAAGCTCTGGCCGTTCAGGCCCGAACCCATCACCGCCAGCAGGATCGAACTGGGCCCGACCAGCGGCCGGACCGCGATGCCGCGCGCGTGGGCCAGCCGCACGAGGTCCGCGCCGGGGTCGGCCACGGCCGGTACGCCGGCCTCGGACAGCAGCCCGCCGTCGCGCCCGGCGGCGATGGGGTCCAGCAGCGCGCCCAGCGCGTCGGCCTTCGTATTGACGTTCAGCTCGCGGATCTCGATCTGCTGGATCGCATGGGCCAGCGGCGCCGTTTCGCCCAGTTTCTTCAGGAAGGCACGGGCGGTCTTGGCGTTCTCGGCGACGAGGTAGTCGAGCCGCGCGGCAATCTGCTGCACGCCGGCCGGAATCACGTCGCTCACCGGGTCGTGTTCGTCGCGCTTGCCGAGCGTGTTGGGAATCAGGAATAGCATGCCGGGCATGGTCAGGCTCCCAGGATCGGGTAGCCGGCCTGGCGCAGCATGGCGGTCAGCGCCACCAGCGGCAAGCCGATCAGCGCGGTCGGATCGTCCGATTCCACGCGCGCCAGCAGGGCGATGCCCAGGCCCTCGGCCTTGGCGCTGCCGGCGCAGTCGTACGGCGTCTCGATGCGCAGGTAGGCGTCGAGTTCGGCATCGGACAGGTTGCGGAACGTGACGCGCGTCTGCACGTCGGCAAGCTGGGCCACGCCGTTGCGGCTGTCGAGCAGGCACAGCGCCGAGTGGAATGTGACGGTGCGTCCACGCATGAGCTGGAGCTGGGCCAGCGCCTTCTCGTGGGTGCCGGGCTTGCCGATCTGCAGGTCGTCGAGCGTGCAGACCTGGTCCGAGCCAATCACCAGCGCGCCCGGGTGGCGCTGGGCGATGGCTTCGGCCTTCAGGCGCGACAGCCGCAGCGCGGTGGCGTCGGGGCGTTCGCCGGGCAGCGGCGTTTCGTCGATGTCGGGCGTCGCCACCTCGAACGGCACCCGCAGGCGCGCCAGCAGGTCGCGGCGGTACGGGGAACTCGACCCGAGGATCAGGGCAGGGCGGGCATCGGAAGACATAGGAACAGGGTGGTCGCTAGGGCGGTGGCGAAAGATGGCCGGCATACGGGGCGCCAGCGGGCGCGGGTTCGTATA
This sequence is a window from Cupriavidus pauculus. Protein-coding genes within it:
- a CDS encoding HAD-IA family hydrolase, with translation MARQRFDLIVFDWDGTLMDSTPTITKCIQMASRDLGLPVPDDSAASHVIGLGLKDALSYAVPTLDPADYPRLAERYRFHFLTRDAELVLFPGVREMLEALHAEHYFLGVATGKTRVGLERALASTGLGKLFDATRCADETFSKPHPAMLHELTRELGQDIDRTLMIGDTTHDLQMAINAGAHGLGVCYGAHPAESLRAMAPLHCATSIDDLQQWLLTHA
- a CDS encoding RluA family pseudouridine synthase, whose product is MNELRHQIETEPRSRANGLQVAYVTIDESSEGQRIDNFLLKVAKGVPKSHIYRVLRSGEVRVNKGRIDATYRLKLGDVVRIPPMRVAEKADGEAAYVPAGEFPVLFEDTHVLVIDKPAGVAVHGGSGVAFGVIEQLRRARPDAKFLELVHRLDRETSGILVLAKKRSALVHLHEQIRGNGMDKRYFACVAGEFPNARQHVKLPLYKYNTPDGERRVRVQADGLPSHTVFNRVKAFEEFTLLEAELKTGRTHQIRVHLQSTGFPIVGDDKYGDFALNKSLSRSGARPGIKRMFLHAHKLTFTHPQTGVPVTVSAPLPGECVEFLQQLSPLGAAG
- a CDS encoding SAM-dependent methyltransferase, with product MPGMLFLIPNTLGKRDEHDPVSDVIPAGVQQIAARLDYLVAENAKTARAFLKKLGETAPLAHAIQQIEIRELNVNTKADALGALLDPIAAGRDGGLLSEAGVPAVADPGADLVRLAHARGIAVRPLVGPSSILLAVMGSGLNGQSFAFNGYLPVDAEERARKLRDLEQRSRKAQQTQVWIETPYRNGALLDALRQHCAGTTLLSIAVDLTLPTEAIVTLPIADWRPDRLPLHKRPAIFSLLAQ
- a CDS encoding S49 family peptidase; its protein translation is MTEQQKPPSPSDQPGQPDRGTEPPPRNETLETAPRADYPLEDELKAGDDAAQREADERRARLAGKPAKPVGGAAGGWERDVLEKVLLASLREQRAARRWKIFFRLVGLGILALILFAVIDFKGDGLTSTSGRHTAMVTLEGEIAAGTPASAESINASLQAAFGDTSAAGVILKINSPGGSPVQAGIINDEIHRLRKIYPDKPFYVVVEEICASGGYYVAAAADKIYVDKASIVGSIGVLMDGFGFTGLMDKIGVQRRLYTSGANKGMLDPFSPEVPRQRAFAESMLKQIHQQFIDVVKEGRGDRLKNDPELFSGLFWSGERAVELGLADGLGSADYVARDVFKAEDIVDYTVKENVAERVAKRFGAAVGSAAMKVMLSVGAPVVR
- a CDS encoding Rieske (2Fe-2S) protein, producing the protein MRDGSLAPRRVCAADELVDGGAGVRFTVRVSAGASGAPPREIGAFVIRYDGAVHGYLNQCAHVPMELDWQEGQFFDSAGLYLMCATHGATYAPDTGLCVGGPCRGAALAKLRIEERDGAVFWQPEAPFFAPDAG
- a CDS encoding Maf-like protein, with amino-acid sequence MSSDARPALILGSSSPYRRDLLARLRVPFEVATPDIDETPLPGERPDATALRLSRLKAEAIAQRHPGALVIGSDQVCTLDDLQIGKPGTHEKALAQLQLMRGRTVTFHSALCLLDSRNGVAQLADVQTRVTFRNLSDAELDAYLRIETPYDCAGSAKAEGLGIALLARVESDDPTALIGLPLVALTAMLRQAGYPILGA
- a CDS encoding Rne/Rng family ribonuclease translates to MKRMLFNATQQEELRVAIVDGQKLIDIDIETAGREQRKGNIYKGVITRIEPSLEACFVNYGEERHGFLPFKEVARAFFKDGVDVRNARIQDALHEGQELIVQVEKEERGNKGAALTTFISLAGRYLVLMPNNPRGGGVSRRIEGEDRQELRETMAQLQVPEGMSIIARTAGIGRAAEELQWDLNYLLQLWKAIDGAAGDNKAPLLIYLESSLVIRAIRDYFQPDIGEILIDTDEIYEQARAFMSVVMPDNMNRVKKYRDDVPLFSRFQIEHQIESAYSRMVMLPSGGAIVIDHTEALVSVDVNSARATKGADIEETALRTNLEAADEIARQLRLRDLGGLIVIDFIDMESGKAQKDVETRLKDALRHDRARVQMGKISRFGLMELSRQRLRPSLSEGSHITCPRCNGTGHIRDTESSALQVLRIIQEEAMKENTAAIHCQVPVEVAAFLLNEKRQDINLIELRFKVNVLLIPNKHLETPHYKLERLRHDDPRLEDSTASYRMAEAAAKELEADTSYSSRKKEDARPRQEAAVKGITPDAPAPVSVPRPERAPKPEAPAARPTPATQPVASGGFVAWLKGLFGAKPAPAPVAEAAKPAAEGQARGEGRPGRGERGQRAERGERGERGEGRQGRGERGGESRGERQGRGQRGERGERGERTERTDRADAQRGEARETREPREPREAREPREPRGDRQPRAPREGQQAAAPAVVAGERTEARRERNQERRERQRDRQRERSESRESEEALNVEGVAPQSALEAAEAAPAVMAALDLPAGAPGAEAGAETAEGEERRRRNRRGRNRYRREREEGAGVEGNEGNLAEVSAGVTESEDESASAAAPVAQAAPVAEPAAPAVQPAVAETPAPQVAAASALVATEPVVQAAPAQSEAAAPAPAPAAEPVFAAVAQPQPAPVVTPAPTHGADEVHAEPAPVATAPALPEPVIATAEVAPAPVPAVETPAPAAIAPAAPAPAGTSAPALESMLATAGLEWVRTDSAKHAAAQEAAARIAPAPRVPRERKPLPPLPQGPMVLVETGGNQREMAQQQQQQ